Proteins co-encoded in one Stenotrophomonas maltophilia genomic window:
- a CDS encoding DUF1203 domain-containing protein, whose product MHMWYLGGIDHRPFLHLFEKSDTALAALGIQRRWAGAHGGHPCRVGLSDPPPGSELLLLSHVHLPLHSPYHASGPIFVQRGATRCVLPPGEVPPYVQRRMISLRAYDHAALMREAQIAAGSEVGAQLDRLFADPAVAFVQLHNAAHGCFSCQADRVAVASAPRDPHDVIDGTPVT is encoded by the coding sequence ATGCACATGTGGTACCTCGGTGGCATCGACCACCGCCCGTTCCTGCACCTGTTCGAGAAGAGCGACACGGCGTTGGCCGCACTGGGCATCCAGCGCCGCTGGGCCGGCGCGCACGGCGGCCACCCCTGCCGGGTGGGACTGAGCGATCCGCCGCCGGGCAGCGAGCTGCTCCTGCTCTCGCATGTCCATCTGCCGCTGCACTCGCCCTATCACGCGTCCGGCCCGATCTTCGTACAGCGCGGGGCGACCCGATGCGTGCTGCCGCCTGGCGAAGTACCGCCCTATGTGCAGCGCCGGATGATCTCGCTGCGTGCCTACGATCACGCCGCGCTGATGCGGGAGGCGCAGATCGCCGCAGGCAGCGAGGTCGGTGCGCAGCTGGATCGGCTGTTTGCCGATCCGGCGGTGGCCTTCGTCCAGCTGCACAACGCGGCCCACGGATGTTTCTCGTGCCAGGCCGATCGGGTCGCTGTGGCATCCGCGCCGCGTGACCCTCATGACGTGATCGATGGCACGCCGGTCACGTGA
- a CDS encoding lytic polysaccharide monooxygenase, with product MSFRSKPLLLATAFAAAGLGLAGTAAAHGTMTTPVSRVYACFQGNPENPTNPACAAAKAIGGSQAFYDWNGINQANANGNHQAVVPDGKLCSGNNPTFRGLDVDRSDWQTTPIQPDANGRFTFVFKATAPHATRDWRFFVTREGWQPGSPLRWADLQEFCTLGNTPLSADGTYKLQCTLPQRTGQHVIYNTWQRSDSTEAFYTCMDVRFQGGGGTTPAPQWQDAGPVTARGELPVGTTLALRVFNANGNDVERVEATLASGQTAAAQWPLVLARKVNASAQHARVGVLANGVITPSASATANRVYLKDGNRFQLDTKVPDPGTPSPGGDYDSVYPVGIGSYIPGQTVVKGSDGKLYACRPRPEGAWCNVNADAYRPGVGSAWRDAWIAY from the coding sequence ATGTCATTCCGATCCAAACCGCTGCTGCTGGCCACCGCGTTCGCCGCCGCCGGCCTGGGCCTGGCCGGCACTGCGGCCGCCCACGGCACCATGACCACGCCGGTCAGCCGCGTCTACGCCTGCTTCCAGGGCAATCCCGAGAATCCGACCAATCCGGCCTGTGCCGCCGCCAAGGCGATCGGCGGCTCACAGGCGTTCTACGACTGGAACGGCATCAACCAGGCCAACGCCAACGGCAATCATCAGGCGGTGGTACCCGATGGCAAGCTGTGCAGCGGCAACAACCCGACCTTCCGCGGCCTGGACGTGGACCGCAGCGACTGGCAGACCACGCCGATCCAGCCCGATGCGAATGGCAGGTTCACCTTCGTGTTCAAGGCCACCGCGCCGCACGCGACCCGCGACTGGCGCTTCTTCGTCACCCGCGAGGGCTGGCAGCCGGGCAGCCCGCTGCGCTGGGCCGACCTGCAGGAATTCTGCACGCTGGGCAACACGCCGCTCTCGGCCGATGGCACCTACAAGCTGCAGTGCACGCTGCCGCAGCGCACCGGCCAGCACGTGATCTACAACACCTGGCAGCGCTCGGATTCGACCGAAGCGTTCTACACCTGCATGGACGTGCGCTTCCAGGGCGGCGGTGGTACGACACCGGCGCCGCAATGGCAGGATGCCGGCCCGGTGACCGCACGCGGCGAGCTGCCGGTCGGCACCACCCTGGCCCTGCGCGTGTTCAACGCCAACGGCAATGACGTCGAACGCGTGGAGGCCACGCTGGCCAGTGGCCAGACCGCGGCCGCGCAGTGGCCGCTGGTGCTGGCGCGCAAGGTCAATGCCAGCGCGCAGCATGCACGGGTGGGCGTGCTTGCCAATGGCGTGATCACGCCGTCGGCCTCGGCCACCGCCAACCGCGTGTACCTGAAGGACGGCAACCGCTTCCAGCTCGACACCAAGGTGCCGGACCCGGGCACGCCGTCGCCCGGCGGTGACTACGACAGCGTGTATCCGGTCGGCATCGGCAGCTACATCCCCGGCCAGACCGTGGTGAAGGGCAGCGACGGCAAGCTGTATGCCTGCCGGCCGCGTCCGGAGGGCGCGTGGTGCAACGTCAATGCCGACGCGTACCGACCGGGCGTGGGCTCGGCCTGGCGTGATGCCTGGATCGCGTACTGA
- a CDS encoding ABC transporter ATP-binding protein yields MGAKASSLASLNDMAPALRVRDLRKTYDNGTQALKGVSLEVAPGDFFALLGPNGAGKSTLIGIISSLVNLSQGQVEVFGSDLVRNRSATMRLIGLVPQEINFNLFEKPFDILVNYAGFYGVPREEAEQRAEEELKRAHLWEKAQVMSRTLSGGMKRRLMIARAMMTRPRLLILDEPTAGVDIEIRRDMWRVLKEINAAGTTIILTTHYLEEAEYLCRHLAIINHGQIVEQGPMRTLLAKLDVEGFLLDIDGELPAQLPVIEGATLTAPDPHTLDIDMPRAMDLNRVFATLNEAGIRVRSMRTKSNRLEELFVRLTGNLETSA; encoded by the coding sequence ATGGGCGCGAAGGCTTCGAGCTTGGCATCCCTGAACGATATGGCGCCCGCCCTGCGCGTGCGCGACCTGCGCAAGACCTACGACAACGGCACCCAGGCCCTGAAGGGGGTCTCCCTGGAAGTGGCCCCGGGCGATTTCTTCGCCCTGCTCGGCCCCAACGGCGCCGGCAAGTCGACCCTGATCGGCATCATCAGCTCCCTGGTCAACCTCAGCCAGGGCCAGGTGGAAGTGTTCGGCAGCGACCTGGTGCGCAACCGCAGCGCCACCATGCGCCTGATCGGGCTGGTGCCGCAGGAGATCAACTTCAACCTGTTCGAAAAGCCCTTCGACATCCTGGTGAACTACGCCGGCTTCTACGGCGTGCCGCGCGAGGAGGCCGAGCAGCGCGCCGAAGAAGAGCTCAAGCGCGCGCACCTGTGGGAAAAGGCGCAGGTCATGAGCCGCACCCTGTCCGGCGGCATGAAGCGCCGGCTGATGATCGCCCGCGCGATGATGACCCGCCCGCGCCTGCTGATCCTGGACGAACCGACTGCCGGCGTGGACATCGAGATCCGCCGTGACATGTGGCGCGTGCTGAAGGAGATCAATGCGGCCGGCACCACCATCATCCTCACCACGCACTATCTGGAAGAGGCCGAGTACCTGTGCCGGCACCTGGCGATCATCAACCACGGCCAGATCGTCGAGCAGGGGCCGATGCGCACCCTGCTGGCCAAGCTGGATGTGGAAGGCTTCCTGCTGGACATCGACGGTGAGTTGCCGGCGCAGCTGCCGGTGATCGAGGGCGCGACCCTGACCGCACCGGACCCGCACACGCTGGACATCGACATGCCGCGCGCGATGGACCTCAACCGCGTGTTCGCCACGCTGAACGAGGCCGGCATCCGCGTGCGTTCGATGCGTACCAAGAGCAATCGCCTGGAGGAGCTGTTCGTGCGCCTCACCGGCAACCTGGAGACCTCCGCATGA
- a CDS encoding ABC transporter permease, with the protein MSTTELTDGQRNRVALMTIVRREVARIMRIWGQTLVPPAITMTLYFLIFGGLIGSRVGDMGGYSYMQFIVPGLVMMSVIQNSYGNISSSFFGAKFGRHVEELLVSPMPNWVILWGYVAGAVLRGLMVGVIVLIIAMFFTPVRIPHPLVTLSTVLLGATIFSLAGFINAVYAKKFDDVAIVPTFILTPLTYLGGVFYSVKLLPTWAEAATHANPIFYMVNAFRYGLLGSSDVPLWVAYALMIGFVVVLTAVALWLLRRGVGMRS; encoded by the coding sequence ATGAGCACCACCGAGCTGACCGACGGCCAGCGCAACCGCGTCGCACTGATGACCATCGTGCGCCGCGAAGTCGCCCGCATCATGCGCATCTGGGGCCAGACCCTGGTGCCGCCGGCGATCACCATGACCCTGTACTTCCTGATCTTCGGCGGCCTGATCGGTTCGCGCGTAGGTGACATGGGCGGTTACAGCTACATGCAGTTCATCGTGCCGGGCCTGGTAATGATGAGCGTGATCCAGAACAGCTACGGCAACATCAGCTCTTCGTTCTTCGGCGCAAAGTTCGGCCGCCACGTGGAAGAGCTGCTGGTCAGCCCGATGCCGAACTGGGTGATCCTGTGGGGCTACGTGGCCGGCGCGGTGCTGCGCGGCCTGATGGTGGGCGTGATCGTGCTGATCATCGCCATGTTCTTCACCCCGGTGCGCATCCCGCACCCGCTGGTGACGCTGAGCACGGTGCTGCTGGGTGCGACGATCTTCTCGCTGGCCGGCTTCATCAACGCGGTGTACGCCAAGAAGTTCGACGACGTGGCGATCGTGCCGACCTTCATCCTGACCCCGTTGACCTACCTGGGCGGCGTGTTCTATTCGGTGAAGCTGCTGCCGACCTGGGCCGAGGCCGCCACCCATGCCAACCCGATCTTCTACATGGTCAACGCGTTCCGCTATGGCCTGCTGGGCAGCAGTGATGTGCCGCTGTGGGTGGCCTACGCGCTGATGATCGGTTTCGTGGTGGTGCTGACTGCGG
- a CDS encoding ferredoxin--NADP reductase, with the protein MPVQFPLKLVGRRMLAPTVGHYQFVRDDGQPLDFQPGQFIQVHFSYADGTETKRSYSLATIHDHALGPGEAVDIAVSFVPGGAATALFEALEHGGQVSASGPYGRFCLNPGDHNARYLLIATGTGVTPYRSMLPLLETAMAERGVQIVLLQGARSPGELLYSEDFHRFAEKHPNFRYVPCLSRELPADPHPDVQHGYVQQALAGFTPDPATDIAYLCGNPDMVDACAELLKAAGLGNPQIRREKYVSSK; encoded by the coding sequence GTGCCTGTTCAATTCCCCCTCAAGCTGGTCGGCCGCCGCATGCTGGCCCCGACCGTCGGCCACTACCAGTTCGTGCGTGACGACGGACAGCCGCTGGATTTCCAGCCGGGCCAGTTCATCCAGGTCCATTTCAGCTACGCCGACGGCACCGAAACCAAGCGCAGCTACTCGCTGGCAACCATCCACGACCATGCGCTGGGCCCGGGCGAGGCGGTGGATATCGCGGTCAGCTTCGTGCCCGGCGGCGCCGCCACGGCCTTGTTCGAAGCGCTGGAGCACGGCGGCCAGGTCAGCGCGTCCGGCCCGTATGGCCGGTTCTGCCTGAACCCCGGCGACCACAACGCCCGCTACCTGCTGATCGCCACCGGCACCGGCGTCACCCCGTACCGCTCGATGCTGCCGCTGCTGGAAACGGCCATGGCCGAGCGCGGCGTGCAGATCGTGCTGCTGCAGGGCGCACGCAGCCCGGGCGAGCTGCTGTACAGCGAAGATTTCCACAGATTCGCCGAAAAGCATCCGAACTTCCGTTATGTTCCGTGCCTGTCGCGCGAACTGCCGGCCGATCCGCATCCGGACGTGCAGCACGGCTACGTGCAGCAGGCACTGGCCGGCTTCACCCCGGACCCGGCCACCGACATCGCCTACCTGTGCGGCAACCCGGACATGGTCGATGCCTGCGCCGAGCTGCTGAAGGCTGCCGGCCTGGGCAACCCGCAGATCCGCCGCGAGAAGTACGTCAGCAGCAAATAG